One part of the Mycobacterium marinum genome encodes these proteins:
- a CDS encoding condensation domain-containing protein, which translates to MPPSHIQARHLRGFAEQTARGHDMSRLVVAAMDIPGECDIRAMTYVINSHLRRHDTYRSWFEFTESNRIARHTLTDPNDIELTPIEHGDMSPKQWQDYILATPGPLEWDCFRFAIIQRDDHFTFCVSVDHLNVDAMFISAVFWEIEAMYNTLADGGAPISLPEAGSYGEYCLREHAYTSALTLESPEVRQWIDFFESNDGALPSFPLPLGDLSLVDTGELLSLQLMDAGQTARFEAACTSAGARFSGGVFACAALAEYELTGSRTYYAVTPTSTRSTPAEFMTTGWFVGHIPFTVAVASSFDETVRGAQANFDASAHLANVPFERVLELAPWLKKPPPRGGFPMVSFLDGGVPPLSGVVAMQLDRINARAFSDGRVAARVCIWVNKFQEETTVTASFPNNPIAYDSVARYLDTMKSVYLRIAEGARWDAIAQVL; encoded by the coding sequence CATGGACATCCCGGGCGAATGCGATATCCGCGCGATGACCTACGTCATCAACTCCCATCTTCGTCGCCACGACACTTATCGCAGTTGGTTCGAATTCACCGAATCAAACCGCATCGCCCGGCATACCCTCACCGATCCGAACGATATCGAGCTAACGCCGATCGAACACGGCGACATGTCGCCAAAACAATGGCAAGATTACATTTTGGCCACACCGGGACCGCTGGAATGGGATTGCTTCCGATTCGCAATCATTCAGCGTGACGATCACTTCACCTTTTGCGTCAGTGTCGACCATCTCAACGTCGACGCCATGTTTATCAGCGCCGTGTTCTGGGAGATCGAGGCGATGTACAACACGCTGGCCGACGGCGGAGCGCCGATCTCGCTGCCCGAGGCCGGCAGTTACGGCGAGTACTGCCTGCGCGAGCATGCGTACACCTCAGCCTTGACCCTGGAATCCCCCGAGGTACGACAGTGGATCGACTTCTTTGAGAGCAACGACGGGGCGCTGCCGTCCTTCCCGCTGCCACTCGGTGACCTATCACTGGTCGATACGGGCGAGTTGCTCTCGCTGCAACTGATGGACGCAGGTCAGACCGCCCGTTTCGAAGCCGCCTGCACCAGCGCCGGCGCGCGCTTCAGCGGCGGCGTATTCGCGTGCGCGGCGCTGGCCGAATACGAACTCACCGGCTCACGCACCTATTACGCGGTAACTCCCACCAGCACCCGCAGCACTCCCGCGGAGTTCATGACCACCGGCTGGTTCGTCGGCCACATTCCCTTCACCGTCGCGGTCGCTTCGTCCTTCGATGAGACGGTGCGCGGCGCCCAGGCCAATTTCGACGCAAGCGCGCATCTGGCAAACGTGCCGTTTGAGCGGGTATTGGAACTGGCCCCCTGGCTCAAAAAGCCGCCCCCTCGGGGCGGCTTTCCAATGGTGTCGTTCCTAGATGGAGGCGTACCACCACTTTCGGGTGTCGTCGCGATGCAGCTGGACCGGATCAATGCCAGAGCATTCAGCGACGGCAGGGTCGCCGCGCGAGTTTGTATCTGGGTTAACAAATTCCAGGAGGAGACCACCGTAACGGCGTCGTTCCCCAACAATCCGATCGCGTATGACTCGGTGGCGCGCTATCTGGACACGATGAAATCGGTGTATCTGCGGATCGCGGAAGGAGCACGCTGGGACGCAATCGCGCAGGTCTTGTGA